The Stenotrophomonas maltophilia genome includes a region encoding these proteins:
- a CDS encoding TonB-dependent receptor — MRRHLLATALLFAVHSAQAADEPTLPTLQVQASQPSRIDSRVTVDNPQAQNRTLGGLLEHVSGVQNSAFGPNAGAPVIRSLSGNRVQILQDGQSILGMNAISGDINIPFDPLFVRSVTVNKSSDTVRYGGNAIGGSVEIDSGLISRRMEDKDQSMELVLRKGFNAADAQGFRMNFNNQRNISTNLQVSRQHISHYDIPGNSKAGVCNSGLFPASGGVNSALADSCQKEARVQQIYNKASQPYIDQFMTENPDWADGDFSFYTNNPTSVWQRRTYINPVNPAYVPGTPSYVQKQINNDVTPDYHHRLGNSYARNSQVALGSTLFFDRGYVGISIDAKDSEYGVPGFSMQNLSFGSNYANGLPVGVVIKQERYALEALLRDPLPWFERAELRVSKLDNTSGERLGATRANDYDFESTQAELLLSHQRVGPLSGMLGFSHQSRDVTGSGSLRYLPDVDTRSNAVFLKETLDFGWASFDAGVRHERVDHDLQPSRFKTARNAANAKLQDRDYRLNSYSLGSYVELGPLFAAKVRYSSSQRAPEINELYASNAHYSVMTQEEGNQNLEPERAKNLELTGLFHLGGFELSATAYRMKYGNYLYLGYSGVQTANRLPLKYWKQTDTTVKGFEIDASQALDLGRYGTLNVSAFADLVKNKADHPDSLRAHNDGEYLPNMPTNRYGANLQWQREGWKAQLSSTYYDTQKYLGRNVSEEVPLDAFNLVDLQVSRELPVRNSYIAGMEVFVNGSNLLNQEARPHNSPLKYIAPLPGRGFQVGVTVKL; from the coding sequence ATGCGTCGCCATCTCCTTGCTACCGCCCTTCTGTTCGCCGTCCACAGCGCCCAGGCCGCGGACGAACCCACCCTCCCCACCCTCCAGGTCCAGGCCAGCCAGCCCTCCCGTATTGACAGCCGGGTCACCGTCGACAACCCACAGGCGCAGAACCGCACCCTGGGCGGCCTGCTCGAACACGTCTCCGGCGTGCAGAACAGTGCTTTCGGGCCGAACGCGGGTGCCCCGGTCATCCGCAGCCTCAGCGGCAACCGCGTGCAGATCCTGCAGGACGGCCAGTCCATCCTCGGGATGAACGCGATCAGCGGCGACATCAACATCCCGTTCGATCCGCTGTTCGTACGCAGCGTCACCGTCAACAAGTCTTCCGACACCGTGCGCTACGGCGGCAATGCGATCGGCGGCAGCGTGGAGATCGATTCGGGCCTGATCTCGCGCCGCATGGAAGACAAGGACCAGTCGATGGAGCTGGTCCTGCGCAAGGGCTTCAACGCCGCCGATGCGCAGGGCTTCCGCATGAACTTCAACAACCAGCGCAACATCTCAACCAACCTGCAGGTCTCGCGCCAGCACATCTCGCACTACGATATTCCCGGCAACAGCAAGGCCGGCGTCTGCAACAGCGGGCTGTTCCCGGCCTCCGGTGGTGTCAACTCGGCCCTCGCCGACAGCTGCCAGAAAGAAGCGCGCGTCCAGCAGATCTACAACAAGGCGTCGCAGCCCTACATCGACCAGTTCATGACCGAAAACCCGGACTGGGCCGACGGCGATTTCTCCTTCTACACCAACAATCCGACTTCGGTCTGGCAGCGCCGCACCTACATCAATCCGGTCAACCCGGCCTACGTACCCGGCACGCCTTCGTACGTGCAGAAGCAGATCAACAACGACGTGACGCCCGATTACCATCACCGGTTGGGCAACAGCTACGCGAGAAATTCGCAGGTGGCGCTCGGGTCGACCCTGTTTTTCGACCGTGGTTACGTGGGTATCAGCATCGATGCCAAGGACAGCGAGTACGGCGTGCCGGGGTTCTCGATGCAGAACCTGTCGTTCGGTTCAAACTATGCCAACGGGCTGCCGGTGGGGGTGGTGATCAAGCAGGAACGCTATGCACTGGAAGCCCTGCTGCGCGATCCGCTGCCGTGGTTCGAGCGCGCCGAACTGCGCGTTTCCAAGCTGGACAACACCTCGGGCGAGCGGCTGGGTGCCACCCGCGCCAACGACTACGATTTCGAGAGCACCCAGGCCGAGCTGCTGCTCAGCCATCAGCGCGTCGGTCCGCTCAGCGGCATGCTGGGTTTCAGCCACCAGTCGCGTGATGTCACCGGCAGTGGCTCGCTGCGCTACCTGCCTGACGTCGACACCCGCAGCAACGCGGTGTTCCTGAAGGAGACGCTGGACTTCGGCTGGGCCAGTTTCGACGCTGGCGTGCGCCACGAGCGCGTTGACCATGACCTGCAACCAAGCCGCTTCAAGACCGCGCGCAATGCCGCCAACGCGAAACTGCAGGACCGCGACTACCGGCTCAACAGCTACAGCCTGGGATCGTATGTCGAGCTCGGTCCATTGTTCGCCGCCAAGGTGCGCTACTCGTCCTCGCAGCGCGCACCGGAGATCAACGAGCTGTATGCGAGCAATGCTCACTATTCGGTGATGACCCAGGAAGAAGGCAACCAGAACCTCGAGCCGGAACGCGCGAAGAATCTGGAACTGACCGGCCTGTTCCACCTCGGTGGTTTCGAACTGTCGGCCACCGCGTACCGGATGAAGTACGGGAACTATCTGTACCTGGGTTACTCGGGGGTGCAGACCGCCAACCGCCTGCCGCTGAAGTACTGGAAGCAGACCGACACCACGGTGAAGGGCTTCGAGATCGATGCCTCGCAGGCATTGGACCTGGGCCGCTACGGCACGTTGAATGTGTCCGCCTTCGCCGACCTGGTGAAGAACAAGGCCGATCACCCCGATTCGTTGCGTGCCCACAATGACGGCGAGTACCTGCCGAACATGCCGACCAACCGCTACGGTGCCAACCTGCAGTGGCAGCGCGAAGGCTGGAAGGCGCAGCTGTCCAGCACCTACTACGACACGCAGAAGTACCTCGGCCGCAACGTGAGCGAGGAAGTGCCGCTGGATGCATTCAACCTGGTCGACCTGCAGGTCAGCCGTGAGCTGCCGGTACGCAACAGCTACATCGCCGGCATGGAGGTGTTCGTCAACGGCAGCAACCTGCTCAATCAAGAAGCACGGCCGCACAACTCGCCGCTGAAGTACATCGCGCCGCTGCCCGGGCGCGGTTTCCAGGTGGGCGTGACGGTGAAGCTCTGA
- a CDS encoding TonB-dependent receptor yields MRNTLYLSIILALSPCSVPLAFAAGADGLEARVSTPIAAQPLARALEQLSRGSGVQFLYSAGGDARMAGAVPRGATVRQALDALLAGTGLGYTVVDGNVIAIDPAPARNQPKPAAPKPREAEAMVAPTLDTVKVIAAHEVIDQKKSSPVIKDSVVYDEMDSYGDETLAESLMAAPGLSAVEDAGEPRYVTVRGVQANLNYTTIDGIAIASVGGSGSGERMNNLQLIPSDIGTRTDIYKSFSAEQAPDAIGGVIDIISRSAFDRSGKYVFADVAGIYSTAETNVERSAGGNHETLGHFGKSAKMVFSNQFGVDQEFGIVAVARYEQRSRNSVKRWVESNYYYNDAGKYLTDGTTGPDEAKGWNGLRAPGNFSTGTYTNFITNFGGSAKLEWKPSDDPFYASLLLYSYRFYENSTMNKTDLYGNAKFPVRNQTEDSGTTQINSIYIKNRHDRWDRSNRGAIASFNWDMGDRSRLTLRGGHTEETFHNSQVYWGVRAYPSNLFVDYENDSHGFPNAVAVSDSSLLTSSAFKLNPAQAYVSPRDAKESIDNLRADFSYNIDADARGFGLAAGAEYRHLKIWQDIDFDYFKSSATLNDYLYPGSTLLGSVPGFPLIDNRKWNEQLLPKLGNNNAAYPNANFTSDYKYVEDITNAYVSAHYAWGRLLLIGGLRYDHTRFDAYSPFSDDGGTTYTSAFRNTSGGYNNLLPSLNATFKLTEDQRLRFSASRTLGRPTPSNIAQATSTSCGDDEEGRGFCSIKQGNADLQPRRSTNIDLAWDLYFNGNNGLVSVALFDKVIKDDIYTLTTFEDVGDTRYRVTQPMNTDESKLRGVEFAVANRNLQWGRQRFDMYFNATRLEGQTNYRISDGTERRLDRLLYQPDWSLNGSVIWRMPWKSAQLRLSGTYRSRMLVDFGDTQWLDSYYDPYMTFNMGFSHKVSKHVTLKYEAKNLFNTQPTYSTGPNGRFRTEIDDYGRFFYFHIIYN; encoded by the coding sequence ATGCGCAACACGCTCTACCTGTCGATCATCCTCGCCCTGTCCCCCTGCAGCGTGCCGCTGGCCTTCGCCGCCGGTGCCGATGGCCTGGAGGCGCGTGTATCCACGCCGATCGCGGCGCAGCCGTTGGCGCGTGCGCTGGAGCAGCTGTCGCGCGGTTCCGGGGTGCAGTTCCTGTACTCGGCCGGCGGTGATGCCCGCATGGCCGGTGCGGTGCCGCGCGGTGCCACCGTCAGGCAGGCGCTGGACGCGCTGCTGGCCGGTACCGGCCTGGGGTACACCGTGGTGGATGGCAATGTCATCGCCATCGATCCGGCGCCAGCTCGCAACCAACCGAAGCCGGCCGCGCCGAAGCCGCGCGAGGCCGAGGCAATGGTGGCGCCGACCCTGGACACGGTGAAGGTGATTGCCGCACATGAGGTCATCGACCAGAAGAAGTCGTCGCCGGTGATCAAGGATTCGGTGGTGTATGACGAGATGGACAGCTACGGCGACGAGACCCTGGCCGAGAGCCTGATGGCCGCTCCAGGGCTGAGTGCGGTGGAGGATGCCGGCGAGCCACGTTACGTGACCGTGCGCGGCGTGCAGGCCAACCTCAACTACACCACCATCGATGGCATCGCGATTGCCAGCGTGGGGGGCAGTGGCTCCGGCGAGCGCATGAACAACCTGCAGCTGATTCCCAGCGACATCGGCACCCGTACCGACATCTACAAGAGCTTCAGTGCCGAGCAGGCACCGGATGCGATCGGCGGCGTGATCGACATCATCAGCCGCAGCGCCTTCGACCGGTCAGGCAAGTACGTGTTTGCCGATGTGGCAGGCATCTACTCCACCGCCGAGACCAACGTCGAGCGCAGCGCAGGCGGCAACCACGAGACCCTGGGTCACTTCGGCAAGAGCGCCAAGATGGTGTTCTCCAACCAGTTTGGTGTCGACCAGGAGTTTGGCATCGTTGCGGTGGCACGCTACGAGCAGCGTTCGCGCAACAGCGTCAAGCGCTGGGTGGAGTCGAACTACTACTACAACGACGCTGGCAAATACCTCACCGACGGTACCACGGGTCCGGACGAGGCCAAGGGCTGGAACGGGCTGCGTGCGCCTGGCAACTTCAGCACTGGCACCTATACCAACTTCATCACCAACTTCGGTGGCTCCGCCAAGCTTGAGTGGAAGCCGTCGGATGATCCGTTCTACGCATCGCTGCTGCTGTATTCGTACCGGTTCTACGAGAACTCGACGATGAACAAGACGGATCTGTACGGCAACGCCAAGTTTCCGGTCCGCAACCAGACCGAAGACAGCGGCACCACCCAGATCAACAGCATCTACATCAAGAACCGCCACGACCGCTGGGACCGCAGCAACCGTGGCGCCATCGCCAGCTTCAACTGGGACATGGGTGACCGTTCGCGGCTGACCCTGCGCGGTGGCCATACCGAAGAGACCTTCCACAACAGCCAGGTCTACTGGGGGGTACGCGCCTACCCGAGCAACCTGTTCGTCGACTACGAGAACGACAGCCACGGATTCCCCAACGCGGTGGCCGTTTCCGATTCCAGCCTGCTGACCAGTTCCGCATTCAAGCTCAATCCGGCGCAGGCCTACGTCTCCCCGCGCGATGCCAAGGAGAGCATCGACAACCTGCGCGCCGACTTCAGCTACAACATCGACGCCGATGCGAGAGGTTTCGGCCTGGCCGCCGGCGCCGAGTACCGCCACCTGAAGATCTGGCAGGACATCGACTTCGACTATTTCAAGAGCAGTGCCACGCTCAACGACTACCTGTATCCGGGTTCGACGCTGCTGGGCAGCGTGCCGGGCTTCCCGCTGATCGACAACCGCAAGTGGAACGAGCAACTGCTGCCGAAACTGGGCAACAACAATGCGGCGTATCCGAATGCCAACTTCACCAGTGACTACAAGTACGTGGAGGACATCACCAATGCCTATGTGTCCGCGCACTACGCCTGGGGCCGGCTGCTGCTGATCGGCGGCCTGCGCTACGACCACACCCGCTTCGATGCCTACAGTCCGTTCAGCGATGATGGCGGCACTACCTATACCTCTGCGTTCCGCAACACGAGCGGTGGCTACAACAATCTGCTGCCCTCGTTGAACGCAACCTTCAAGCTCACCGAGGACCAGCGCCTGCGCTTCTCCGCCAGCCGCACGCTGGGCCGGCCGACGCCGAGCAACATCGCCCAGGCCACCAGCACCAGCTGCGGCGATGACGAGGAGGGCAGGGGCTTCTGCAGCATCAAGCAGGGCAATGCCGACCTGCAGCCGCGCCGTTCCACCAACATCGACCTGGCGTGGGACCTGTATTTCAACGGCAACAACGGCCTGGTCTCGGTGGCGCTGTTCGACAAGGTGATCAAGGACGACATCTACACCCTGACCACCTTCGAGGACGTGGGTGATACCCGCTACCGGGTGACCCAGCCGATGAACACCGATGAGTCCAAGCTGCGCGGTGTCGAGTTCGCGGTGGCCAACCGCAACCTGCAGTGGGGCCGCCAGCGCTTCGACATGTACTTCAACGCCACGCGGCTGGAAGGCCAGACCAACTACCGCATCAGTGATGGCACCGAGCGCCGCCTGGACCGGCTGCTGTACCAGCCGGACTGGTCGCTCAACGGTTCGGTGATCTGGCGCATGCCGTGGAAGAGCGCGCAACTGCGCCTGTCCGGCACCTACCGCAGCCGGATGCTGGTCGACTTCGGCGACACCCAGTGGCTGGATTCGTACTACGACCCGTACATGACCTTCAACATGGGCTTCAGCCACAAGGTCAGCAAGCACGTGACGCTGAAGTACGAGGCCAAGAACCTGTTCAACACCCAGCCGACCTACAGCACCGGCCCGAACGGGCGCTTCCGTACCGAGATCGACGACTACGGCCGCTTCTTCTACTTCCACATCATCTACAACTGA
- a CDS encoding FecR family protein — protein sequence MNRTSSPVADDTIACEAMDWFLRNREGALDEAGRLAFLDWMKRSPEHVRAYMHALALHRQVGEALQSPLPDDAAVPPRQVAAKVVPLFGSVHAPPRAVPRRGRARWWVAAAAACITLLGVGLVPQVMPTEQLYSAGQGELRDLVLPDQTQVRLNADSRLRVRMGWFSRKVELLQGEATFDIARDRRPFEVAVNGLEIRDIGTVFDVSRRLQSTRIGVVSGEVEVWSQGVDPRRLAQLREGRVVQVDARSHAVESLDLPLSMLLDWQQRKVSFLDERLDEVAAAFNRHNQVQVRVLDEGAASARLSGSLDAHRIGALQAFLERDPRFVVRREGDTVRVGSR from the coding sequence ATGAACCGGACCTCATCGCCCGTGGCCGACGACACGATCGCCTGCGAGGCCATGGACTGGTTCCTGCGCAATCGCGAGGGGGCGCTGGATGAGGCCGGGCGCCTCGCGTTCCTGGACTGGATGAAGCGCTCGCCGGAGCACGTGCGCGCCTACATGCACGCCCTTGCCTTGCACCGGCAGGTGGGCGAGGCGCTGCAATCGCCGTTGCCTGACGACGCGGCGGTTCCACCGCGGCAGGTCGCCGCCAAGGTGGTGCCGCTGTTCGGTAGCGTGCACGCGCCGCCGCGCGCTGTGCCGCGTCGCGGTCGTGCGCGCTGGTGGGTGGCGGCGGCCGCAGCCTGTATCACCCTGCTCGGCGTGGGCCTGGTTCCGCAGGTGATGCCCACCGAGCAGCTTTACAGTGCCGGACAGGGTGAACTTCGCGACCTGGTGCTGCCCGACCAGACCCAGGTGCGGCTCAACGCGGACAGCCGCCTGCGGGTACGCATGGGCTGGTTCAGCCGCAAGGTGGAGCTGCTGCAGGGTGAGGCAACGTTCGACATCGCCCGCGACCGCCGTCCGTTCGAGGTGGCGGTGAACGGTCTGGAGATCCGCGACATCGGCACGGTGTTCGATGTATCGCGACGGCTGCAGAGCACGCGCATCGGCGTGGTCTCCGGCGAGGTGGAGGTATGGAGCCAGGGTGTGGACCCCCGGCGTCTTGCGCAACTGCGCGAAGGCCGGGTGGTGCAGGTCGACGCGCGCAGCCATGCGGTCGAGTCATTGGACCTGCCATTGTCGATGCTGCTGGACTGGCAGCAGCGCAAAGTGTCCTTCCTCGACGAGCGGCTTGACGAGGTGGCCGCTGCCTTCAACCGGCACAACCAGGTGCAGGTACGCGTGCTGGACGAAGGTGCGGCATCGGCACGGTTGTCCGGCAGCCTCGATGCGCATCGCATCGGTGCGCTGCAGGCCTTCCTCGAACGCGACCCGCGCTTCGTGGTGAGGCGCGAAGGCGACACCGTGCGGGTTGGCAGCCGCTGA
- a CDS encoding DUF4189 domain-containing protein codes for MNWKHAVSLALLLSVSSAASAASAITYDKDGRYGYSMNQSSLTTAMQQSLHYCAARSRNCGQSASTTSEGYSAIATGTIALGFALGEKTADAAQRKAERMCRERANDCTLALLWREIPPRHIEPPQLPGTPASAPAMTPTPMPTPASRTDQPG; via the coding sequence ATGAACTGGAAGCATGCAGTTTCACTGGCGCTGTTGTTGTCCGTTTCATCAGCCGCAAGTGCTGCGTCTGCGATCACCTACGACAAGGATGGCCGCTACGGCTATTCGATGAACCAGTCTTCCCTCACCACTGCGATGCAGCAGTCGCTGCACTACTGCGCAGCGCGATCGCGCAATTGCGGTCAGTCCGCCAGCACCACCAGCGAAGGCTATTCGGCCATAGCGACCGGCACGATCGCGTTGGGCTTTGCACTGGGTGAGAAGACGGCGGACGCCGCGCAGCGGAAGGCCGAAAGAATGTGCAGGGAACGTGCCAACGACTGCACGCTTGCGTTGCTGTGGCGGGAAATTCCACCTCGCCACATTGAACCGCCACAGCTGCCGGGTACACCCGCTTCGGCACCGGCGATGACACCCACGCCCATGCCAACGCCTGCCTCCCGCACCGATCAGCCAGGATAG
- a CDS encoding lysozyme inhibitor LprI family protein codes for MKKLVLSSAFLLPVLAGCGKAGAPECGDEMTLDLVRSIIQRELGAGSAAANLSEEQLRSVLPISLAHPTSFDEKISRYSCQADLTVPFNNPGQDVYKLRLEYTSQAVNGQHLAEVQVLPGDLIGIGAAISSNVRSQARVAAPAAAAPIEESQVVQVDPAYDSAMSTKADDYQEPNSDEPLVDAASTGPSFDCGNASSAVEQMICADPDLARLDKQTAEAFGVVRARSMDPGQVTASQGRWRRTVRDICADAACIEQAYQARLAELN; via the coding sequence ATGAAGAAATTGGTTCTAAGCAGTGCGTTCTTGCTTCCAGTGCTCGCAGGATGCGGTAAGGCCGGAGCGCCGGAGTGCGGCGACGAGATGACCCTGGACCTGGTTCGCAGCATCATCCAGCGAGAATTAGGCGCGGGCAGTGCTGCCGCCAACTTGAGCGAAGAGCAGCTTCGCAGCGTCCTTCCCATCTCCTTGGCCCACCCGACGAGCTTTGACGAGAAGATCAGCCGCTACAGTTGCCAAGCCGATCTGACCGTGCCCTTCAACAACCCTGGGCAGGACGTTTACAAGCTGCGGCTTGAATACACCTCTCAGGCGGTCAATGGACAACACTTGGCCGAAGTCCAGGTACTTCCTGGAGACCTCATTGGCATCGGGGCGGCTATCAGCTCCAATGTCCGGAGCCAAGCACGCGTCGCGGCTCCCGCAGCTGCGGCTCCAATCGAAGAGTCACAGGTAGTGCAGGTTGATCCTGCTTATGATTCAGCGATGTCGACGAAGGCGGACGATTACCAAGAGCCCAACTCGGACGAGCCGCTGGTCGATGCCGCGTCGACTGGGCCCAGCTTTGACTGTGGGAATGCGTCGTCGGCCGTAGAGCAAATGATCTGCGCCGATCCGGATCTGGCCCGGTTGGACAAGCAAACCGCAGAGGCGTTTGGTGTCGTCCGGGCCCGTTCGATGGACCCGGGCCAAGTTACGGCGAGTCAAGGACGGTGGCGCAGGACGGTGCGGGACATCTGTGCTGACGCAGCCTGTATTGAGCAGGCTTACCAAGCGCGATTGGCCGAGTTGAACTAA
- the aceE gene encoding pyruvate dehydrogenase (acetyl-transferring), homodimeric type, which yields MNQALIPFDTDPLETQEWRESLEAVMQAGGRPRAHYLIDQLSDLDARQHGDLHTRAWTAYVNTIPPERQPAYPGDLAIERRLNAMIRWNAMVMVLRAGKHSNVGGHIATYQSAAVLYDVGFDHFFRGRTDTFDGDMIYIQGHSAPGIYGRAYVEGRIDPARMDNFRREAGREGLSSYPHPRLMPEFWQFPTVSMGLGPLTAAYQARYMRYLEYRGLKEHQGRKVWAFLGDGEMDQPESLAAISLAGRERLDNIVFVVNCNLQRLDGPVRGNAKVIQELEGTFRAAGWNVIKLIWGSGWDDLLARDHSGLLRQRMMECVDGDYQTFKSQSGAYVREHFFGRYPELLELVAHMSDDDIWALARGGHDPQKVYAAYQQAVNTSGRPTVILAKTVKGFGMGEAGEGQNINHQLKKMSADAVRAFRDRFNLPVSDDQLEEMPYLRPEPDSAEAAYFAERRRIQGGQLPARLAKVDPLPLPPLSIFNTQLQGSGDRGQSTTMGFVRILTSLLKDPELGKLVIPIVPDESRTFGMEGLFRQIGIHSYLGQLYTPQDAGQLSYYKEAKDGQILQEGINESGAICSWIAAGTAYSNHGLATIPFYIFYSMFGLQRVGDLAWAAADARTRGFLLGATSGRTTLMGEGLQHDDGHSHVLSSVIPSCVSYDPTYNYELAVITHDGLRRMYVDQEDIYYYITVLNENYPQPALREGAEAGILKGLYLLRPAAADTASQPRVQLMGSGSILREVEAAAELLLQDFGIASDVWSATSLTELRRDGLAAERWNLLHPAEEPRVPYVQECLQGHDGPVVVATDYMKIVGDQIRPFINDRRFIALGTDGFGRSDTRESLRTFFEVDRHFIVLAALKSLADEGRIERSRMQEAIDKYGIDTGKRDPASV from the coding sequence ATGAACCAAGCCCTCATTCCCTTCGATACCGATCCACTGGAAACCCAGGAGTGGCGTGAATCGCTGGAGGCGGTGATGCAGGCCGGCGGCCGGCCGCGCGCTCACTACCTGATCGACCAGCTCAGCGATCTGGACGCCCGGCAGCACGGCGACCTGCATACCCGTGCCTGGACTGCCTACGTCAACACCATCCCGCCCGAGCGCCAGCCGGCCTACCCGGGTGACCTGGCCATCGAGCGCCGCCTGAACGCGATGATCCGCTGGAACGCGATGGTGATGGTGCTACGTGCCGGCAAGCACTCCAACGTCGGCGGCCACATCGCCACCTACCAGTCGGCGGCTGTGCTGTACGACGTGGGCTTCGATCATTTCTTCCGTGGCCGTACTGACACCTTCGACGGCGACATGATCTACATCCAGGGCCACTCCGCGCCGGGGATCTACGGCCGCGCGTACGTGGAAGGCCGCATCGATCCAGCGCGCATGGACAACTTCCGCCGCGAAGCCGGTCGCGAAGGCCTGTCCTCGTATCCGCACCCGCGCCTGATGCCGGAGTTCTGGCAGTTCCCCACCGTGTCGATGGGGCTGGGCCCGCTGACCGCCGCCTACCAGGCGCGCTACATGCGCTACCTGGAATACCGCGGCCTGAAAGAACACCAGGGCCGCAAGGTCTGGGCCTTCCTCGGCGACGGCGAGATGGACCAGCCCGAATCGCTGGCGGCAATTTCCCTGGCCGGCCGCGAGCGGCTGGACAACATCGTGTTCGTGGTCAACTGCAACCTGCAGCGCCTGGACGGTCCGGTACGCGGCAACGCCAAGGTCATCCAGGAACTGGAAGGCACCTTCCGCGCGGCCGGCTGGAACGTGATCAAGCTGATCTGGGGCAGTGGCTGGGACGACCTGCTGGCCCGCGACCACAGCGGCCTGCTGCGCCAGCGCATGATGGAATGCGTGGACGGCGACTACCAGACCTTCAAGTCGCAGAGCGGCGCCTACGTGCGCGAGCATTTCTTCGGCCGCTACCCCGAGCTGCTGGAGCTGGTCGCGCACATGAGCGACGACGACATCTGGGCGCTGGCACGTGGTGGCCACGATCCGCAGAAGGTGTACGCCGCCTACCAGCAGGCGGTGAACACCAGCGGCCGGCCGACGGTGATCCTGGCCAAGACGGTCAAGGGTTTCGGCATGGGCGAAGCCGGCGAAGGCCAGAACATCAACCACCAGCTGAAGAAGATGAGCGCCGATGCGGTGCGCGCTTTCCGCGACCGCTTCAACCTGCCGGTCAGCGACGACCAGCTGGAGGAGATGCCCTATCTGCGCCCGGAACCGGACAGCGCCGAAGCAGCCTACTTCGCCGAGCGCCGCCGCATCCAGGGTGGGCAGCTGCCGGCGCGCCTGGCCAAGGTCGATCCGCTGCCGCTGCCGCCGCTGTCGATCTTCAACACCCAGCTGCAGGGCAGTGGTGATCGCGGCCAGTCCACCACCATGGGCTTCGTGCGCATCCTCACCAGCCTGCTGAAGGACCCGGAGCTGGGCAAGCTGGTGATTCCGATCGTGCCCGATGAATCGCGCACCTTCGGCATGGAAGGCCTGTTCCGCCAGATCGGCATCCACTCCTACCTGGGCCAGCTGTACACCCCGCAGGACGCCGGCCAGCTGAGCTATTACAAGGAAGCCAAGGACGGCCAGATCCTGCAGGAAGGCATCAATGAATCCGGTGCGATCTGTTCGTGGATCGCGGCCGGTACCGCCTACAGCAACCACGGCCTGGCCACGATCCCCTTCTACATCTTCTATTCGATGTTCGGCCTGCAGCGCGTCGGTGACCTGGCCTGGGCCGCTGCCGATGCGCGTACCCGCGGCTTCCTGCTCGGTGCCACGTCGGGCCGCACCACGCTGATGGGCGAAGGCCTGCAGCACGATGACGGCCACAGCCACGTGCTGTCGTCGGTGATTCCCAGCTGCGTGTCCTACGACCCGACCTACAACTACGAGCTGGCGGTGATCACCCATGACGGCCTGCGCCGCATGTATGTCGACCAGGAAGACATCTACTACTACATCACCGTACTCAACGAGAACTACCCGCAGCCGGCACTGCGCGAAGGCGCCGAGGCCGGCATCCTGAAGGGCCTCTACCTGCTGCGTCCGGCAGCCGCCGATACCGCCTCGCAGCCACGCGTGCAGCTGATGGGCAGCGGTTCGATACTGCGCGAAGTGGAAGCTGCGGCAGAACTGCTGTTGCAGGACTTCGGCATCGCCAGCGATGTGTGGAGCGCGACCAGCCTGACCGAACTGCGCCGCGATGGCCTGGCTGCCGAACGCTGGAACCTGCTGCACCCGGCTGAGGAACCGCGCGTACCCTACGTGCAGGAGTGCCTGCAGGGCCATGATGGCCCGGTGGTGGTGGCCACCGACTACATGAAGATCGTCGGCGACCAGATCCGTCCCTTCATCAACGACCGCCGCTTCATCGCACTCGGTACCGATGGCTTCGGCCGTTCCGACACGCGTGAGTCGCTGCGCACGTTCTTCGAAGTGGATCGCCACTTCATCGTGCTGGCCGCCCTGAAGTCGCTGGCCGACGAAGGCCGCATCGAGCGCTCGCGGATGCAGGAGGCCATCGACAAGTACGGCATCGACACCGGCAAGCGCGACCCGGCCTCGGTGTAA
- a CDS encoding RNA polymerase sigma factor, with amino-acid sequence MNSVRIWEKSYALRRRLLRGFFLRRGSASEDAEDLAQEVYLRLLRSTGEDADAVENPEAYLFTVAANLAREHARARSSLPPLEDVDLLAEVLKSEEDIEGEFERAQRWNDIRSTIARLPATTRRVMELHYRDGLDCPRISQQLQVSVHMVRKHIGKGLEACRKALGARELT; translated from the coding sequence GTGAACAGCGTGAGGATCTGGGAGAAGAGCTACGCGCTGCGGCGCCGGCTGCTGCGTGGCTTCTTCCTGCGTCGCGGTTCGGCCAGCGAGGATGCCGAAGACCTGGCGCAGGAGGTCTACCTGCGCCTGCTGCGGAGCACCGGCGAGGATGCCGATGCGGTCGAGAACCCGGAAGCCTACCTGTTCACCGTGGCGGCCAACCTGGCGCGCGAGCATGCGCGCGCGCGGTCGTCGCTGCCGCCGCTGGAAGACGTCGACCTGCTGGCCGAAGTGCTGAAAAGCGAAGAAGACATCGAAGGTGAATTCGAGCGTGCGCAGCGCTGGAACGATATCCGCAGCACCATCGCACGACTGCCGGCGACCACGCGGCGGGTGATGGAACTGCACTACCGCGACGGGCTGGACTGCCCGCGAATCAGCCAGCAGCTGCAGGTGTCGGTGCACATGGTGCGCAAGCACATCGGCAAGGGGCTGGAGGCCTGCAGGAAGGCGCTGGGCGCCAGGGAGCTCACATGA